DNA from Roseimicrobium sp. ORNL1:
CGCGACAGCAATGCGGCGGACGCTTTCTTCTCCGCCATGCGCGACGCCCAACTCAGCCGCTACAAGGGCAGCAAGGCCGCAGCGAATGCTCCCTCCGGTGTCTTCATGCTCGAAACGGGCGACCGCACGGTGATCATGCAGCGCACGAACAAGGGCTACGGTGTGCTCTTTGTGGATGCCGCAGATGCCGGTTTCGCGAAGGCGGCGGTGGAGAAGTTTGCGAAGTGAGTGGGGAGTTGATGGTCTATGGTCGATCGTTGATAGCCTGAGGGAGTTGGGTGTGGTCACCTGCATTGATCCAACGCAGAGACACAGAGACGCAGAGGAACTGCGGAGACTGAGAATTTGTCAGCCTCTCAATTTTGTTCCCTCAGGCTATCAACGATCAACAATAGACCATCAACCGCGCCTCAATACAGCGTCCACGGCCGGAAGTAGTCCAGCAGGATGAGATTCTTGCCAGGTTCCCAGCCGGGCAGGTTTCGTTTCACCTCCGGGAAGTTCGATTGTGCGCTGAAGCGGAAGCCCTTTTCAGCGGGGATGAAGAAGTTGTCCTGATGGCTGGGCAACACGTACTTGGGCTTCAGAATTTTGACGGTTTCCGCAAGACTCCTGCGCGGGTCGGGGAGGGCCACGCCGGTGATGGCGAGATCCACAGGGGTGACTTCCCTCTGCTGCAGGGCCTGCACCATGCCGGAGGAGACGAAGATGCGCTTGCCGCCCATGGTGATGATGAAGGCGAGAGGCTCACCTGCCACCCAGTCGCGAGCACGCCTTGGAGGCGTTTCGGGCGGCTCGGTTTTGCGTCCCGGCATGATCTCCGCGCCACAGAGCCGGTCATGCTCGGTGTAGAGCGCTTGTACGGTCACGCTGTCGAATTGTCTGGTCTCGTGCGATGCCAGCGTGGGATTCGGCTGCGTGAGGATGGGCACAAGCTGCCAGTCCGGCACCTGCTTGAGTGATTTCACGAGGTTGCAGCTCGTGGGTGAGGCCACGATCCTGGCGCCGGTGCGCTGCGCGATGATGGGAACATCCAGCAGGTGATCGATGTGGCCGTGCGTCACCAGGATGAGATCCACGGTCGCGGGGAAGTTGCGCATGGCCCAGTCGATGCGGCTCTTGTTGGGCGTCACCTCACCGACGAGGTAATTGCGAAGGGGCGGACGGGAGAAGAAGGGGTCCACCAGCACGGTGGCATCACTGCTCTGGAGCAGGTAGCCATTCACCCCGAGGTAGGTCACTCGCACGCCCGAGTCGGGGGACACGGGCACATCCGCCACCACCGTGTCCTTGAATTTCCCGATGCCGGGTCCTGCACAACTGGTGCACAACCCAAAGCAAGCGGCCAGAAGCAGAGAGCGCACGGCGGGAAGAGTCATGGCGGGAAAGATGCACAGAGCACACCAGAATCGCATCTGGCAGGCAAGATCTTTGGACGAAGGTGCACGAGAACGAAACTTGGCAAACCGGGTGCCACGGAACAGGTTGCGCCTGCCCTGCCTAGACCTCACCCATGCCCGACCTCCTCAAGTTTCTCATCCTGGATGGACACAGCGTGATCTACGCTTGGGAGGAACTGCGCAAGCTGCACCTGCGGGCGGCAAAACGCTACCTCGCGCGTGAGGAACTCCTCAAGCGCATGCGCACCCTGCAGGACATGCGAGGCGAGCGGGTGGTGGTGGTCTTTGATGGCATCGGCACCAAGATTTCCGAGAGCCGGGAGAAGGACGATGTGCAGGTCTTCTATGCGGATGCGGGGCACACGGCGGATGCGCTCATCGAGCAGCTCGCGGCGAAGTATGCCGGTACTTATGCCATCCGTGTGTGCACGGCGGACAGGATGATCTGGGATGGCATCAGTGCCTCGGGTGCGAACTGGATTTCGCCGGATCTGCTCAGGCATGAAGTGGAGCAGGCGGAGAGTGAGGTGGCGAGGAAGACTGGGAAGAAGCGGTAGGAGGTTAGGCCTTCTGGCCTGACGGTGGGCGTTGGGTCTTCCGACCCGACGATAGTAGCGATTATTTCTGATGGTCGGGTCAGAAGACCCAACATCCCTGTCAGGCCGGAAGGCCTAACCTCCGTCTGAGATAGCTGCTATTTCAAGTGCTCCAGGAAAAACCCGAAGATATCTGGATGCTTCACATCCTTCGCGCCGGTGTAGTTGAACTCGTAGGGTGCGCCCACGCTCTTGAGCTTTTCCACCAGGCCGGCGCCGAAGTTTGCGGAGTGGGGTGGGTCCTTGGCGGGTTGGCCCATGGCGGGTACGGAATCGTAGAAGAGATACACGGGCGGGTCGTCTGCGGTGGCGAGCAGGTAGGGTGAGAACTTCTCAATCCACGGCATGAGGGTTTCGCGTTTGTCGAGGAAAGCCTGGTAGCTCGGCAGGGCGAAGGCGTGGTTGCCGTATTCGTTGTTGGAAATCCAGTCGCGCATCTGCTTTGGATCCAGTGAGGTCTGCGGCACGAAGGTGATGGCGCAGAGCAGACGCGTGGATTCACGGGCGATGGGGTCCGCGCTCTTCGGGTCGGCCAGGTCCGGGTGATAGGCAAGCCACAGCGTGGTGAATCCACCTGCCGAGCCACCGCAGCCGACGATGCGTGTCTTGTCGATGTTCCACTCGCCGGCCTTGCTGCGCACGAACTGCAATGCACGGGCTGCATCATCGAGACAGGCCTTCACGGGCGGGTCGATCTTCTCCTCGATGGCATTTGGAATGAGCCGGTAGTTGATGGACACGACGGAGATGCCGGACTCCAGACACTTCGCGAGGAAGTCAGGGTTCGCCTTGTCTCCATTCATCCATCCACCGCCGTGCACGAAGAACATAAGCGGGGTGGGCTTGCCTGCCTCCTTGGCGGACTTCGTCTGGTAGAAATCCAGCACCTGCCGCGCATGCTTGCCGTAGGGCACGTTGGCCTGGGTGGGGGTGGGGGATTGGGCCTGCAACGCCGTGGTGAGCGCTGCGGCAAGAAGGGATGCAAGACCAAGTCTGGCGATGAAGGTCATGAGGAGAGGTGTGGTGTGCCGGTATTTCGAGGGTGGTCGTGGGAATGCAACTGTGGTGTGGAGGGAAGTGTGCGAGTTCGGGATCGAAGCTCCCAGATGCTGACGCGTAGCGTCCTTGGACTGCGGCAGCCTGCTGCCGCTTTGAAGAGTCTGCAGCCTGCTGCAGCGATGGCGACACTCGCCGGTGATCTCACGCTGCCAGAAACCATAGGCGACTTCGTCGCAATGAAGCGTGCAGCAGGCTGCACTTCAGGAAAGCGGCAGCAGGCTGCGCGCAGTCCAATGCCTTCGGCTCCAGCTTTTGTTGCTAGTTCGGTCCGCCGCGCTAGCCCGGACTCAACCCCAGGATTTCATTCCGGCTTTCCCGCAACCATGCTTGCTGTTCCTCGGTGTCTGGAACGGACACACCTCGGGCCTTGGTAATGTGATTGAATGCGTCATCGGGCTCGAAGCCTGCGAAGAGTAAAACACTCGCAACCATCAAGCTGGCACGGCCAATCCCGGCGCGGCAGTGAATGACGGTGTTGATCCCGCCTGCGGTAGTTTCATAGAGCATGGACGAGAGTTCGCGGAAGTCATGAATGGAAGAAGGCACACCGCGATCTCCGATGGGGAAGGAGAGAAACTGAATGCCGTGTGTGGCGCAGAGTTCCGATTCCGAGCCCAGTCCCAACTCCCGCGCTTCTTCCGGTTCAAGAAGCGAGACAATGCGATCAATGCCCATCTCCGACAGTTGGGAAAACTGTTCATCGATCCATTCTCCAGGTACTGGCCTGGCCATGATGGCAAGGAAACCAGAACCGATTCGTTCAACGATGTAGATTTGAGGTTCGAATGCCATGAGCGAGGTGAGAGACTGCCTTAATTGCGCCTGCTACCCCAAACTATCGGGATACTTGAAGTCTAGTTTTGCCATGAAGTCGACCAGTTGCCAGCAGTCCCAGGCTTCGAATTCGTCGGACGCGTAAGCTTTGGATTCG
Protein-coding regions in this window:
- a CDS encoding NYN domain-containing protein is translated as MPDLLKFLILDGHSVIYAWEELRKLHLRAAKRYLAREELLKRMRTLQDMRGERVVVVFDGIGTKISESREKDDVQVFYADAGHTADALIEQLAAKYAGTYAIRVCTADRMIWDGISASGANWISPDLLRHEVEQAESEVARKTGKKR
- a CDS encoding alpha/beta hydrolase — translated: MTFIARLGLASLLAAALTTALQAQSPTPTQANVPYGKHARQVLDFYQTKSAKEAGKPTPLMFFVHGGGWMNGDKANPDFLAKCLESGISVVSINYRLIPNAIEEKIDPPVKACLDDAARALQFVRSKAGEWNIDKTRIVGCGGSAGGFTTLWLAYHPDLADPKSADPIARESTRLLCAITFVPQTSLDPKQMRDWISNNEYGNHAFALPSYQAFLDKRETLMPWIEKFSPYLLATADDPPVYLFYDSVPAMGQPAKDPPHSANFGAGLVEKLKSVGAPYEFNYTGAKDVKHPDIFGFFLEHLK
- a CDS encoding MBL fold metallo-hydrolase, whose translation is MTLPAVRSLLLAACFGLCTSCAGPGIGKFKDTVVADVPVSPDSGVRVTYLGVNGYLLQSSDATVLVDPFFSRPPLRNYLVGEVTPNKSRIDWAMRNFPATVDLILVTHGHIDHLLDVPIIAQRTGARIVASPTSCNLVKSLKQVPDWQLVPILTQPNPTLASHETRQFDSVTVQALYTEHDRLCGAEIMPGRKTEPPETPPRRARDWVAGEPLAFIITMGGKRIFVSSGMVQALQQREVTPVDLAITGVALPDPRRSLAETVKILKPKYVLPSHQDNFFIPAEKGFRFSAQSNFPEVKRNLPGWEPGKNLILLDYFRPWTLY
- a CDS encoding protein-tyrosine phosphatase family protein encodes the protein MAFEPQIYIVERIGSGFLAIMARPVPGEWIDEQFSQLSEMGIDRIVSLLEPEEARELGLGSESELCATHGIQFLSFPIGDRGVPSSIHDFRELSSMLYETTAGGINTVIHCRAGIGRASLMVASVLLFAGFEPDDAFNHITKARGVSVPDTEEQQAWLRESRNEILGLSPG